One Brassica napus cultivar Da-Ae chromosome C4, Da-Ae, whole genome shotgun sequence genomic region harbors:
- the LOC106395088 gene encoding putative expansin-B2 produces MTILVSERCHVIMNLFFGLTFILLNSAHCFYPKRLNISAATGDSDWSLAGATWYGSPTGYGSNGGACGYENAVAQAPFSSMVSAGGPSLYKSGKGCGACYQIKCTSKPACSTNPVTVVITDECKGCVTESVHFDLSGTAFGALASSGQDSQLRDVGVLQILYRKVECNYIGETVTFHVENGSNPYSFAALIEYEDGDGEIGLVELKQALDSDTWLPMSQSWGAVWKLDVTSPLRAPLSLRLTNLDSGETVVASDVIPAGWEPGEKYKSNVNFQV; encoded by the exons ATGACAATTCTTGTCTCAGAGCGATGTCACGTTATCATGAACTTATTCTTTGGTCTAACTTTTATTCTATTAAACTCTGCTCATTGCTTTTACCCAAAAAGACTCAATATTTCTGCTGCAACGGGCGATTCAGATTGGTCTCTAGCTGGAGCTACGTGGTATGGCAGCCCCACCGGCTACGGAAGCAACG GTGGAGCGTGTGGTTATGAAAATGCTGTGGCACAAGCTCCGTTTTCGTCCATGGTATCAGCCGGAGGTCCGTCGTTGTATAAGTCGGGGAAAGGATGTGGTGCATGTTATCAG ATAAAATGCACTTCGAAACCAGCGTGTTCAACGAACCCGGTTACGGTAGTGATTACAGATGAATGTAAAGGATGCGTCACAGAATCGGTTCATTTCGATTTGAGCGGTACAGCGTTTGGTGCACTGGCGAGTTCTGGTCAAGATAGTCAGCTTCGAGATGTCGGAGTTTTGCAGATTCTttatagaaa AGTTGAGTGCAACTATATTGGCGAAACGGTGACGTTTCACGTGGAAAATGGTTCAAACCCCTACTCCTTCGCGGCTTTGATTGAGTATGAAGACGGAGACGGGGAGATCGGCCTAGTTGAACTCAAACAAGCTTTAGATTCGGACACATGGCTTCCGATGAGCCAATCATGGGGTGCGGTGTGGAAGCTTGACGTGACGTCACCTTTACGGGCTCCACTGTCTCTCCGGTTGACTAATCTAGACTCCGGCGAGACCGTTGTGGCTTCTGATGTTATTCCGGCCGGTTGGGAGCCCGGTGAAAAGTATAAATCGAACGTAAACTTTCAAGTCTAG